A stretch of DNA from Mycolicibacterium celeriflavum:
TGTTCGAGAACTTCCCTGAACTTCTCGACGCCCCAGTCTTTGATCAGGAACTTCAGCCGAGCCTTGGACCGCAGCCGCCGGTACCCGTAGTCGCGGAACACCGCGGTGACGGCCTCCCACACGTCGGGCACCTCGTCGAGCGGAACCCACGCACCCAGTCGCTGCGCCAGCATCGGGTTGGTGGACAGGCCACCACCCACCCACAGATCGAGCCCCGGACCGTGTTCGGGATGGTCGACCCCGATGAAGGAGATGTCGTTGACCTCGTGGGCGACGTCCTGCAACCCGGAGATCGCGGTCTTGTACTTGCGCGGCAAATTCGAGTACTCGGGATTGCCGATGTAGCGGCGCACGATCTCGTCGAGCGCAGGCGTCGGATCGAGCACCTCGTCGAGGGACAACCCCGCCAGCGGCGAGCCCAGCATGCCGCGCGGGCAGTCCCCGCAGGCCTCGGTGGTCTGCAGGCCGTGAGCGGCCAGCCGCTCCCAGATCTCTGGCACGTTCTCGATCTCGAGCCAGTGATACTGCAGGTTCATCCGGTCGGAGATGTCGGCGGTGTCGCGCGCGAAATCGGTGGAGATCTCGCCCAGCGTGCGCAGCGCGGCGGCGGTGAGCGCCTTGCCGTCGCAGCGCACCCGCATCATGAAGTACTTGGCCTCGAGCAGGTCGGCGTTCTCGTCGCCGGTCCAGGTGCCGTCGTAGCCCTGCTCGCGCTGGGTGTACAGACCCATCCAGCGGAAGCGGCCGCGCAGGTCCGTCTTGTCGATGCCGTCGAAGCCGGTCTTGGAGTAGATGTCGAGGATGCGGGCGCGCACGTTGAGCGCGTCATCGTCCTTCTTCAACTGCTCGTTACCGTTGAGCGGTTCGCGGTAGCCGAGCTTCCACTGGCCCTCGGCACGGGGGCGCTTGGCGGACGCCGGCGAGCCGGC
This window harbors:
- a CDS encoding nitrite/sulfite reductase, with the translated sequence MTTAESKPRRTPAGSPASAKRPRAEGQWKLGYREPLNGNEQLKKDDDALNVRARILDIYSKTGFDGIDKTDLRGRFRWMGLYTQREQGYDGTWTGDENADLLEAKYFMMRVRCDGKALTAAALRTLGEISTDFARDTADISDRMNLQYHWLEIENVPEIWERLAAHGLQTTEACGDCPRGMLGSPLAGLSLDEVLDPTPALDEIVRRYIGNPEYSNLPRKYKTAISGLQDVAHEVNDISFIGVDHPEHGPGLDLWVGGGLSTNPMLAQRLGAWVPLDEVPDVWEAVTAVFRDYGYRRLRSKARLKFLIKDWGVEKFREVLEQEYLGRKLIDGPAPEPVKHPIDHVGIQKLKNGRNAVGVAPVAGRVSGTILRKVADLAEAAGSDRIRFTPYQKLIILDVPDDKVDELSAGLEALGLPPQPSHWRKNLMACTGIEFCKLSFTETRTRAQGLVPELEKRLEDINAQLDVPITININGCPNSCARIQVADIGFKGQMVDDGDGGSVEGFQVHLGGSLGLDSGFGRKLRQHKVLSSELGDYIDRVVRNFVKQREQGERFATWAIRADEADLR